One genomic segment of Pongo pygmaeus isolate AG05252 chromosome 19, NHGRI_mPonPyg2-v2.0_pri, whole genome shotgun sequence includes these proteins:
- the ALDOC gene encoding fructose-bisphosphate aldolase C isoform X2, giving the protein MPQSYPALSAEQKKELSDIALRIVAPGKGILAADESVGSMAKRLSQIGVENTEENRRLYRQVLFSADDRVKKCIGGVIFFHETLYQKDDNGVPFLRTIQDKGIVVGIKVDKGVVPLAGTDGETTTQGLDGLSERCAQYKKDGADFAKWRCVLKISERTPSALAILENANVLARYASICQQNGIVPIVEPEILPDGDHDLKRCQYVTEKVLAAVYKALSDHHVYLEGTLLKPNMVTPGHACPIKYTPEEIAMATVTALRRTVPPAVPGVTFLSGGQSEEEASFNLNAINRCPLPRPWALTFSYGRALQASALNAWRGQRDNAGAATEEFIKRAEVNGLAAQGKYEGSGEDGGAAAQSLYIANHAY; this is encoded by the exons ATGCCTCAGTCGTACCCAGCCCTTTCTGCTGAGCAGAAGAAGGAGTTGTCTGACATTGCCTTGCGGATTGTAGCCCCGGGCAAAGGCATTCTGGCTGCGGATGAGTCTGTAG GCAGCATGGCCAAGCGGCTGAGCCAAATTGGGGTGGAGAACACAGAGGAGAACCGTCGGCTGTACCGCCAGGTCCTGTTCAGTGCTGATGACCGTGTGAAAAAGTGCATTGGAGGCGTCATTTTCTTCCATGAGACCCTCTACCAGAAAGATGATAATGGTGTTCCCTTTCTCCGAACGATCCAGGATAAGGGCATCGTCGTGGGTATCAAG GTTGACAAGGGTGTAGTGCCTCTAGCTGGGACTGATGGAGAAACCACCACTCAAG GGCTGGATGGGCTCTCAGAACGCTGTGCCCAGTACAAGAAGGATGGTGCTGACTTTGCCAAGTGGCGCTGTGTGCTGAAAATCAGTGAGCGCACGCCCTCTGCACTTGCCATTCTGGAGAATGCCAACGTGCTGGCCCGTTATGCCAGTATCTGCCAgcag AATGGCATTGTGCCTATTGTGGAACCTGAAATATTGCCTGATGGAGACCACGACCTCAAACGTTGTCAGTATGTTACAGAGAAG GTCTTGGCTGCTGTGTACAAGGCCCTGAGTGACCATCATGTGTACCTGGAGGGGACCCTGCTCAAGCCCAACATGGTGACCCCGGGCCATGCCTGTCCCATCAAGTATACCCCAGAGGAGATTGCCATGGCAACTGTCACTGCCCTGCGTCGCACTGTGCCCCCAGCTGTCCCAG GAGTGACCTTCCTGTCTGGGGGTCAGAGCGAAGAAGAGGCATCATTCAACCTCAATGCCATCAACCGCTGCCCCCTTCCCCGGCCCTGGGCGCTTACCTTCTCCTATGGGCGTGCCCTGCAAGCCTCTGCACTCAATGCCTGGCGAGGGCAACGGGACAATGCTGGGGCTGCCACTGAGGAGTTCATCAAGCGGGCTGAG GTGAATGGGCTTGCAGCCCAGGGCAAGTATGAAGGCAGTGGAGAAGATGGTGGAGCAGCAGCACAGTCCCTCTACATTGCCAACCATGCCTACTGA
- the ALDOC gene encoding fructose-bisphosphate aldolase C isoform X1, which translates to MPQSYPALSAEQKKELSDIALRIVAPGKGILAADESVGSMAKRLSQIGVENTEENRRLYRQVLFSADDRVKKCIGGVIFFHETLYQKDDNGVPFLRTIQDKGIVVGIKVDKGVVPLAGTDGETTTQGLDGLSERCAQYKKDGADFAKWRCVLKISERTPSALAILENANVLARYASICQQNGIVPIVEPEILPDGDHDLKRCQYVTEKVLAAVYKALSDHHVYLEGTLLKPNMVTPGHACPIKYTPEEIAMATVTALRRTVPPAVPGTTQLPNLLLSLRPIFRSFLWPSGVPYPGKIGSDQSVCLLSSTLGVTFLSGGQSEEEASFNLNAINRCPLPRPWALTFSYGRALQASALNAWRGQRDNAGAATEEFIKRAEVGSYRWWWVGAAPRGYSLGRAWHLWAGSACLLHAPFCR; encoded by the exons ATGCCTCAGTCGTACCCAGCCCTTTCTGCTGAGCAGAAGAAGGAGTTGTCTGACATTGCCTTGCGGATTGTAGCCCCGGGCAAAGGCATTCTGGCTGCGGATGAGTCTGTAG GCAGCATGGCCAAGCGGCTGAGCCAAATTGGGGTGGAGAACACAGAGGAGAACCGTCGGCTGTACCGCCAGGTCCTGTTCAGTGCTGATGACCGTGTGAAAAAGTGCATTGGAGGCGTCATTTTCTTCCATGAGACCCTCTACCAGAAAGATGATAATGGTGTTCCCTTTCTCCGAACGATCCAGGATAAGGGCATCGTCGTGGGTATCAAG GTTGACAAGGGTGTAGTGCCTCTAGCTGGGACTGATGGAGAAACCACCACTCAAG GGCTGGATGGGCTCTCAGAACGCTGTGCCCAGTACAAGAAGGATGGTGCTGACTTTGCCAAGTGGCGCTGTGTGCTGAAAATCAGTGAGCGCACGCCCTCTGCACTTGCCATTCTGGAGAATGCCAACGTGCTGGCCCGTTATGCCAGTATCTGCCAgcag AATGGCATTGTGCCTATTGTGGAACCTGAAATATTGCCTGATGGAGACCACGACCTCAAACGTTGTCAGTATGTTACAGAGAAG GTCTTGGCTGCTGTGTACAAGGCCCTGAGTGACCATCATGTGTACCTGGAGGGGACCCTGCTCAAGCCCAACATGGTGACCCCGGGCCATGCCTGTCCCATCAAGTATACCCCAGAGGAGATTGCCATGGCAACTGTCACTGCCCTGCGTCGCACTGTGCCCCCAGCTGTCCCAGGTACTACCCAGCTCCCTAACCTGCTCCTGTCCCTAAGGCCCATCTTCAGGTCCTTCTTGTGGCCTTCAGGGGTTCCCTATCCTGGAAAAATTGGGAGTGACCAGTCAGTTTGTCTTCTCTCCTCCACACTAGGAGTGACCTTCCTGTCTGGGGGTCAGAGCGAAGAAGAGGCATCATTCAACCTCAATGCCATCAACCGCTGCCCCCTTCCCCGGCCCTGGGCGCTTACCTTCTCCTATGGGCGTGCCCTGCAAGCCTCTGCACTCAATGCCTGGCGAGGGCAACGGGACAATGCTGGGGCTGCCACTGAGGAGTTCATCAAGCGGGCTGAGGTTGGGAGCTAcaggtggtggtgggtgggggcagCACCCAGAGGCTATAGCCTGGGCAGGGCTTGGCACCTGTGGGCTGGCTCAGCCTGCTTACTCCACGCTCCCTTTTGCAGGTGA